In the genome of Dermatobacter hominis, the window GCCGTGCCGTCGACGAGCACGTCCTCGACGACCCCGGCGAGCAGTCGGTAGGCCACGCCCGCGGCGTCCTGCGGATCGCCGAGGTCCTCGGCGATCACCGTGAAGGCCGCGGCGCTGGACCGGGTGACCGTGTCGGCGCTGCGCAGCCGCTGGGTCAGCCGCTCCGCGACGGCGGACATGGCCTGGCGGGTGGTGGCGGCGCCGTGGCGGTGCTCGACGTCGTCGAGGTTCGTGACCTCGCAGCGCAGCACGGCGAACGGGGCGTCGTGCGACCCGGCCCGGCGGACGGCCGACCCGATCAGCACGGGCAGCGCCCGCTGGTTGGGGAGGCCGGTCTCTCCGTCGGCCAAGGTCTCCTGCGCACGCTCGACCGACTCGCGCCGACGGCGGCGCTGCGCCCGTCGCTCCTCGGTGAGGTCGGCGGCGATGGCCACGACCCGGTCGACCCGGCCGTCGGCGCCGGTGAGGCCGCCGAGCGTGAGCGAGAGGGTGCGGACCCGGCCGTCGGCGCCGGTGACGCGGAGCTCCTCCTGCTCGATGTCGGAGACCGCGCCGACGATGCGCACCAGCTTGGACAGCACCTCGGCCTGGTCGCGGCCGGGGCAGAGGGCGAGCAGGTGCAGCCCGGCGATCTCGCTGGGGGCGCGGCCGCAGAGCCGGGCGAAGGCGGGGTTGAGCGAGACGATCTGGCCCTCGCCGTCGAGCGTCGCGGTCGGCACCGAGGCGGCGTCGAGGATCCGGCGCACGGCGTCGACGGTCGATCCGTCGGCCACGTCGGTGCCGACGGCGCCTCGCGCCTCGTTCGAGGGAGTACCCGCCCCGCGATCGCTCATGGGTCTGTTGTCGGCGTGATCCGGCCCGTCGTTGAGCATTCGCCGACCGGATGGGGTGCGCGTCCGTCACACGCGCCCGACCGGTCCCGGGGCGCGCCGTGGACGAGGGCCGTCTCAGGAATCGGGAGCGGCGCGGCGCCGGATCGCGGCGGCTCGCTGCCACACTGTCGACCATGCCGATGCTCGAGAGCTGCAAGTTCTTCGAGAGCCGCACGTACCCGAACGGCGAGACGGTCCGGAAGTGCGATCTCGACCTCGCGCCCGAGGCCCCGTGGCGCTGCCCCGAGGACTGCAAGGCGTTCACCCCCCGGCTGGCGGACGTGAACTGGGCGCACGGCACGCTCGTGGTGCCGCCCACCCCGCCCGAGCCACCGAGCCTGGGGGACCCGTCGATCGCGGCGCTGCTCGACGAGGCCGAGGACATCGTCAACGCCGCCGTGCCGCGGGTGCGGGCCGAGGTCGACGCCGACCAGCAGCGCGAGGATCGCCGCCGGGGCGGCTGGAAGCGGTTCTTCCGCCGCAAGTAGGCCGCCGGCCCGGACGACCCGGCGGCCGGGTGGCCCGGACGTGACGGGTGCCCGGCCCTGTCGGCTGAATATGCACTACGGCCGTAGTGTAAATTTGGCCCGTGCCCGACCCCCTGCCCGAGATCCCCCTCGACGCGCCGGTCGCGGCCGAGGCGCCCCCGTTCGTCGTGGCCGACCTCCCGGGCCCCGACTGGCTGCGCGCCCGCCGCGCCGACGGGCTCGACCGTGCCGGTCACCTGCCGCTGCCGAGCGACGAGGCCGAGGAGTGGCGCTACAGCCGCATCGCCGAGCTCGACCTCGAACGCTTCGCGCCCGCGCCGGCCGATCCGGTGGAGCCCGGCACCATCGACGTGCCCGCCGCCGTCGGCGAGGTGCTCGCCGAGCTGGGCCCGCTGTCGGGCGTCGTCGTCCTCGTCGACGGCCGGGTCGTGCACGCCGAGGCCGAGGGCGAGCCGTGGGACGCCGGTGTCCGCTTCGGCTCGAGCCACGACGACGCCGTCGAGGCCGAGGCCGTCCTGGGCGACGCCGCTGACCACCCGGTCGACCTGTTCGCGGCCTGGAACGACGCGCTCTCCGTCGAGCCGGTGGTCCTCGACGTGCCGGCCGGCGTGGTCGTCGAGCGGCCCTTCGCGGTCGTGTCGTACGTCGCCACCGAAGGCATCGCCGCCTTCCCGCGCCTGTCGGTCCGCCTCGGCGCGGATGCCGAGGCATCGCTCGTCGAGGTGCACCTGTCGGCCGAGGTCACCAGCCTGGTCGCCCCGGTGACCGAGCTGTCGGTGGCCCCGGCGGCACGGCTGCGCCACGCCGTGCTCCAGGACCTCGACGAGCGGGTCTGGCAGCTGGGCTCGCTGCTCGCGACGGTCGACCGCGACGCCACCCTCGAGGTGGGGGTCGCGGCGCTCGGCGGCGACTACGCCCGCCTGCGCCTCGACTGCCGGCTGCAGGGCCGGGGCGCCACCGGCAACCTGTCCAGCGTCTACCTCGGCGAGGACCACCAGATGCTCGACCTGCGGACGTTCCAGTCCCACGAGGCGCCCGACACCACGTCGAACCTGCTGTTCAAGGGCGGGGTCGCCGACACGTCGCACTCGGTGTACACGGGGCTGATCCGGATCGCGCCGGGGGCGCGGGGCTCGAACGCCTTCCAGACGAACCGCAACCTGAAGCTGTCCGACGGCGCGTGGGCCGAGTCGGTCCCGAACCTCGAGATCGAGAACAACGACGTGCACTGCTCGCACGCCTCCACCGTGGGCCCGGTCGACCCCGACCAGCGCTTCTACCTCGAGTCGCGCGGCGTGCCGACGTCGGTCGCCGACCGCCTCGTGGTGGGCGGCTTCTTCGACGAGGTGCTCGACGACTTCGCCGTGCCGGCGCTCGTGTCGACGATCTCCGAGCGCATGGACCGCACGCTCGATCGGGCGCTCGGCCGGACGGCGGCGACGTGAGCGCCACACCCTCGGACGTGGTGTCGGTCGACGTCGCCGCGCTCGACGACCTGCCCGACCTGGAGGGCACCGCGTTCGACGTCGGCGGTCGCCGGGTCTCCGTCGTGCGCATCGGCGACGACGTCTACGCGATCGGCGACACGTGCAGCCACGCCGACGTGTCGCTCTCGGGCGGCATCGTCGACGAGGACGCGTGCACGATCGAGTGCCCGAAGCACGGCAGCGAGTTCGACCTGCGCACCGGCGCCGCGCTGACGTTGCCAGCGGTCAGGCCGGTGCCGGGCTACACCGCCCGGGTGGTCGACGGCCGCGTGCTGGTGGACGTCGCGGTCCCGTCGCCCGGGTCCGACCACGGGGAGGCCCTGACGTGAGCGAGCTGGTGATCGACGACCTGCACGCCGAGGTGAGCGGCCGCGAGATCCTCAAGGGCGTCACGCTGACCGTGCGCTCGGGAGAGGTCCACGTGGTCATGGGCCCGAACGGCTCGGGCAAGTCGACGCTGTCGCACGTGCTCATGGGCAAGCCGGGCTACACGGTGACCGGCGGGAGCGTCACCCTCGACGGCGTCGACCTGCTCGCGCTCCCCACGTGGGAGCGGGCCAAGGCCGGCCTGTACCTGGCCATGCAGTACCCCACGGAGGTGCCCGGGGTCCGGGTGGCCGAGGTGCTGCAGGAGGCCTACGCCGCCGCGGGCCGGGACCCGGCCCTGGTGCCCGCCCGCCTGGAGCGCGAGGCCGACCTGCTCGAGTTCGATCGGCGCTTCCTCGACCGGGCGCTCAACGTCGACCTGTCGGGCGGCGAGAAGAAGCGCAACGACACGCTGCAGCTCGGCGTGCTCGAGCCTCGCATCGCCGTCCTCGACGAGGTCGACTCGGGCCTCGACATCGACGCCCTGCGCGCGGTGTCCCGCCGGATCGAGGCCGCCACGGCCGGCGGTCTCGACGGTGGCGAGGCCTTGGGCGTGCTGGCGATCACGCACTACACGAGGCTGCTCCAGGAGCTGCACCCCGACGTCGTGCACATCTTCGCCCGCGGCCGGATCCTCGAGTCGGGCGGGCCGGAGCTCGCCGACCGGCTCGAGGAGTCGGGCTACGCGGCGTGGGTCGACGACCTCGAGGACGAGGCGCCGGCCGAGGACGCCGCGCCGACCCGCCCGGAGGTCGAGGACCCCTTCTTCGACCTCTGATCCGGGATATAGGGGTGCACAGCGACATCCCTTGTCGCGATCCGGACCAGAGAAATCTCCACCACCGTTCGTCAACGCCGCGTGAACTCCGCCCCGGCGCGGTTCCGTCGCACGACCGACGTGCGTACGGTCCGGGACGTGACGCCGTCGACCACCGCCGCCACTCGTGAGCTGACCTCCACCCCGGCGACGGTCCAACCCGGGGTGTTCGACGGCAGCGCCGCGTCGGTGGCCACCGTGCGATCCGGCGAGGCGTTCGCGGTCCGCACGCTGACCCGGACCCCGCTCGGACTCGACACGTACGAACGGCTGGGTCCCGACATGGTGGCGATCGAGGCGGCCGGCGGCGCCTGGCTGGGGCCGCACCCCGTGCTGGGCCCGATCACCGTCGAGGGCCACCCGCTGGGCTGCACCCTCCAGGTCGACCTGCTGGAGATCGCGCCGGACGCTCCGACCGGTTGGAACGGGGTGCGGGAGGGCTACGGCGTGCCCGGGCTGGAGGGCGCGTACGACATCGAGCTCATCGACGTCGACGCGGACGAGGGCGTGCTGTCGCTGCGGTCGGGCATCGTGTTGCCGCTGCGCCCGTTCTTCGGCGTGCTCGCGGTGCGCCCCGACCCGGCACTCGGGACGCTCGGCACGATCCCGCCCGGGCCCTTCGGCGGCAACATCGATTGCCGCGAGCTCGTCGCCGGCTCACGGCTGTTCCTCCCCACGTTCACCGAGGGCGCCGGCTTCCTGATCGGCGACGGCCACGGCACGCAGGGCGACGGCGAGATCACCGAGACCGCGCTCGAGATGTCCATGCGGGGCGTGGTCCGGCTGACCAGCCGTCCCGAGCTCGACACCGACCGCCCGCTGGCGGCCACCGTCGACGCCACCGTCTTCTTCGGGTTCGGCGACACCTTCGACGCTGCCGCCCGGGACGTCATTGCGCATGCCGCGTCACGGGTCGCCGAGTGGTCGCACCTCACCGAGCACGATGCCTACCGGTTGTTCTCGCTCGCCTGCGACGTCCGGGTGACGCAGCTCGTCAACGGCGTCGTCGGGGCGCACCTGATCGTGCCCCGGCACGTGACCGAGCAGCTCGCCGGCTGGCCGGGCTGGCTCCACCTCTGAGCGAGCCGGTCTTTCCCGCGTCGATTTCTGGGGTCGGGATCGCGACAAGGGATGTCGCTGTGCACCCCTATATCTCGAAGAGGGAGCGGACGGCTCGGAGCTCGCGGATCGGGTCCGACCCCATCGGCGCGTACACGAACTCGGACACGCCGGCGGCCTCGGTGTCGGCCAGCCGGGCCCGCAGGTCGTCGGGTGTGCCGGTCCACGTCGTGGCCGCGATGAGGTCGGGGGTCACCGACGCCCGGTCCCGGTCGGTCATCGAGACGAAGTGGCCCTCGTGGGTGTGCAGGTGCCGCTCCGACTCGGGGAAGGCCTCGATTGCGGTCCGCCACTCGGCGCCGCCCTCGAACCCGTCGAGCAGCTCCGGGCCGGCCTCGTACATGCCGTGGAACACGACCGCGCCGCCGGGCCCCGCCGCGTCCAGCACCCGCTCGGAGCCGACCGACTCGCCCTCCTCGAGCACCGTGCCGTAGGCCAGCAGCGCGCAGCGCTCCCAGCCCTCCTGGCCACCGAAGATCGACATCACGCCGTCGGCCCCGATGTCGGCGGCGACCGCCAGGCCCTTGGGCCCGTTGGCGCCGACGATGACGTCGACGTCGACCGGGCGGTCGGCCACGAAGCCGTCGGGGTGGATCATCCGGCAGGCGGCGCCGTCGATCTCGACCGTCTCGCCCCGCAGCAGGCCGACGAACTGCCGCAGGTACTCCTCGGTCGCGGCCCACGTCATCGGCTTCTGGCCCATCACGAACCGGCCGGTGAAGCCGGTGCCCAGCGCGACCGCGACCCGGCCCGGCGCCAACCGGGCCAGCTCGGCAGTCGCAGCGGCGTTGACCATCGGGTGGCGCAGCGACGGCACGAGCACGCCGGGGCCGAGCCCGATCCGCGACGTCGCGTCCGCGCAGCGGGCGAGCGCCATCCACACGTCGCCGTAGAGGCCGGGCGAGTCGTAGACCCACGCCCGCTCGTAGCCGAGCTCCTCGGCGACGACGACGAGCTCGACCAGGTCGGGACGGGGAGGGAACGCGCAGCTGAGCTCCATGGCGGCGAAAGCTAGTCACGTCGCCGGCCGGGTGCGGCGGACGAGGCCCCAGCCCGGGTCGTCGATGCGTGCGTCCCGCGCTCCGCGCCAGCACCGCACGGCCGCCCGGGCGTAGCCTCGGCCGCATGGCGCGACCCCAGCCGCTGGCCGACGACGAGCTCGCCGGCGCCCTCGCCGACCTGCCGGGTTGGGCGCTCCTCGACGGACGCCTGCACCGCGAGCTGCGCTTCGCCGACTTCAGCAGGGCCTTCGGCTACATGGCCGCGGTCGCGACCGTGGCGCAGGCCATGGACCACCACCCGGACTGGTCGAACGTCTACAGCACGGTCGTCATCGACCTCGTCACCCACGACGTGGGCGGGGTGACTGCGCTGGACGTCGAGCTGGCCCGGCGGATGTCGGAGCTGGCCCGCGACTGCGGCGCCGACTGAGCGGGCGCTGTCGGTCCTCGTCGAGGCGTCAGTCCTCGTAGACGGCGAGCACATCGAGGTTGCGGAACACGGCGTCGCCGAACACGTCCTTCGCCTTCTCGGCGAACTGCTGCGTCGCCGGGTTGTCTCGGTCGACCCCGCCGGTTCGATCGTCCTCCCGTCGGGTGACGAGCACAACCCCGGCTCGTGCTCAGGCGGGTGGGAACCGCACGTACGTCGTGTACCGGAACAGCTCCCGGTAGCCCATCCGCGCGTAGATCGCCTCGCCCATCTGCGATGCCTGCAGCGTGACGGCGCGGGCGCCCTCGTCGAAGGCGCGGTTGGTCACCGCCCGCGTGACCAGGTCGCCGATGCCCCGGCCCCGCGCCGCCTCGAGCGTCCCGACGAAGTAGACGCCGGCGATGCCGTGGCTGAGCAGCGCCATGGCGGCGCCCGCCGGCGTGCCGTCGACGGTCGCGACGACCACCGTCGTGCCCGGCGTGTCGATCAGGTGCGGTGCGGCGACGGCGGTGTGCAGCGTGCCCGCCGGCATGCCGAGGCTCTGGTACGCCGCATCGGAGACCGCGACGAAGTCGGCCGCCTCCGCCGCCGATCCCGGCGCTGCGGCACTCCCACCGTCGAGCCAGCGCAGCTCGACGCCGTCACCGGCTGCCCGCTCCTCGACGCGCTCGACCACCGCCATCTCCGGCGCGCCCGACAGCGCCACCATGCCGGCGTCCACGGCGGCGGCGCGGATCGGTTCGTCGTCGGGGTGCAGGTCCCGCAGCGGCGTGCAGAACCCCCGGCCGAGCGCCTCGAACCGTGCAGTCGCCTCCCGCACGACGGCGTCGCCCGGGAGGGTGGGGTCGAGCGCGGCGGCCCCGTTGAGCAGCACCGGGAAGTCCGAGGCGCTGGCCCACGTCAGCACGCCGGACCGCTCCTCGACCGCGCCGGCGGCGCCGGACCAGCGGGCCAGCGTCCGCTCGAACTCGAGGCGGTTGAGGTGCCCGAGGGCGGCGAGCTCGTCGTCGTGCGGGTCGACCATGGCCGACATGGTGGTCGTGCGGCGCCGGTCGGATCGACCGGGTTCCGCCCGCCGGCGCAGGTGCCCCGGCCGGGTCGCTCCGATCGTGTGAACGGAGCGTGAAACGGATCAACAGTCTGTTGACCCTCTCGATCGATGCTGCGAGCGTCGGGTGACGTGACCACCACGCTGCTGCGCAACGGGATCGTGCTCCCCATGGAGGGGGCGAAGACCGTGCTGGACCCCGGTTCGGTGCTCTTCGTCGACGACACGATCGTGGCGGTCGGACCGGTCGACGAGGTCGACGCCCACCCGGCCGCCGCCGGCGCCGAGGTGGTCGACGCCACCGGCATGGCGGTCCTGCCCGGGCTGCACAACGGCCACCTCCACTCCGGCCTGCTCCGCGGCACCGCGGAGTCGATGTCGCTGTGGGACTGGCTGGAGAACTACGTCGACCCCGCGCACAAGGTGATGACGCCCGAGATCGCCAAGGCGGCCAGCCGTCTGGCCTACACCGAGGGGCTGCGGTTCGGCACGACCTCGGTCATGGACATGTGGCGGTTCATGCAGGGGTCGGCCGAGGCGGCCGACGAGATCGGCGTCCGGGCCACGCTCGTGCCCTACGTCGCCGACCTCCCCGGCTTCGACTACTTCGAGACGCTCGAGACGAACCTCGACCTGCTCCGCACCCACCGCACCGCGTCCGAGGGCCGGGTCCGGACCTGGGTCGGCCTGGAGCACCTCTTCTACTGCTCGCCCGAGGCCTTCCGGCGGGCGGCGGAGATCGCCCTCGAGTACGACACCGGCATCCACACCCACACCTCCGAGAGCATCTGGGAGGTCCAGGAGTCGCTGCGCCGCTTCGGCCGCCGACCCGTCGAGGAGTTCTACAACCGCGGCATCCTCTCCGATCACACGGTCATCGCCCACTGCGTCTGGCTCGACGACCGCGAGATCGAGCTGCTGGCGCAGACCGGCACCAGCGCCGTCCACTGCCCGTGCTCGAACATGAAGCTCTCGTCGGGCCCGGCGCGCGTCGCCGACATGCGGGCCGCCGGCATCGCCGTCGGCATCGGCTCCGACGGCGAGAAGGAGAACAACAACCTCGACATCGTCGAGGAGATGAAGTTCGCGTCCCTCCTCGCCAAGGTCACCACGCTCGACCCGACGACCGGCGACCCGTGGGACGTCCTCGACCTGGCCACCCGCGACGGCGCCCGGGCGCTCGGGCTCGACGAGGTGACCGGCACGCTCGAGGTCGGGAAGCGGGCCGACGTGATCACCGTCGACCTGCACCAGCCGCACTTCACGCCCGTGCTCCACGGCCGGTGGTCGAACGTCGCCGCCCACCTCGTCTTCACGGCGTCCGGCCACGACGTCGACTCCGTCTGGGTCGACGGCCACCGGCTCGTCGACGGCGGCGCCGTCCTGTCCGTCGACGTCGTCGACGTGATGGCGGAGGCCCAGGCCGCCGCGGAGGAGCTCTTCGAGCGCCGCGACGCCTACCTGGCCGAGCGCGACGCGGCCCGCCTCGCCGAGGTCGCCCCCCACACCCACGACACCGAGGTGCCCGTCCCGTGAGCACGACCCTGGACCAGCGACCCGACCCGCAGGAGGCCCAGGCCCGCTACGACGCGCTGGTCGACGACCTGGAGCGCCGGCGCGCGGCCCTGGGCGACGACGACGGCGGCACGTTCTTCAACCGGTCGATGTCGGAGCCCGAGCTGATCGAGTACCTGTCCTTCCAGGCGTACTACGAGAAGCGGGCCGCCGAGTTCATCGGCCGCTGGCTCGCCGACACGCCCGAGCGCGACGCCTTCGTCCTCCTGGCGCAGCAGGTCGAGGACGAGGCGAACCACTACGAGTACTGCATGCGGGCGCTGGCCCGCCGCGGCGTCACCTCGCTCGACGGGTGGACGCCCGAGCCGGAGTGGGAGGAGTGGCTCGACGTCTGGTACCCGTCGGGCGCCGACACCGTCGAGCGCGTCGCCGCCCACAACGTGACCGGGGAGTCCGGTGCCTGCCAGGCGTTCCTCGAGGTCCGGCCCCGTCTCCCGGCCGACGTCCAGAAGATCTTCGACCGGATCATCCCCGACGAGCAGTTCCACCTCCACCTCGGCAAGCAGGTGCTGATCACCTACTGCCGCGACGACGACGACTGGGAGCGGGTCCGGGAGCGCACGCAGCGCACGTTCGAGCTCGAGCAGGCGGGGCGCATCGCCTACAACCGCCGCATGGCCCGGCTCGGCCTCGGCGACCTCGACGACCCCAACCCGATGCTCTGAGGGGGCTGCGACCGTGCCGTCCCTCCCGCCTGCGCCGTCCGGGGGCCCGTCTGCGCCGTCCGGGGGCTTCGAGGTCCCGGTGGTCGACATCTCCGGCTGGTCGACCGGCGACCACGAGGCCCGCGCCGCCGTGACCGCCGCCGTCGACGACGCCCTGCGCCGCGTCGGGTTCATGCAGGTCGTCGGCCACGGCGTCGATCCGGCCGTCGTCCAGCGGATGCTCGACGCCTGCGACGAGTTCTTCGCGCTCCCGGTCGGGGCCAAGTCCGAGACGCTCCCGCCCTCGGCCGACGTGAACCGCGGCTGGGCGCCGCTCGGGACCGAGTCGCTGCTCTACAGCCTCGGCGCCGACGCGCCGCCCGACCTGTTCGAGGCGTTCAACATCGGACGCGACGTCGTCGACGAGTCCGATCCCGCGGTCGCGGTCGAGCGGCACCGCCTGCAGGCGCCCAACATCTGGCCGCCCGCCCTGCCGTCGGTGCGCCGGCCGCTCGTCGAGTACTTCGACGCCGTGGCCGACCTGGCGCTGCGGCTGACCCGGATCTTCGCCGTCGCCCTCGGGGTCGACGAGGCGTTCTTCGTCGACCGCTGCCGGCACCCGACCGAGACGCTGCGCATGATCCGCTACGAGCGGGCGCCCGGGTCGCCCGACCCGCTGCCCGAGCAGATGCGCATGGGCGCCCACACCGACTACGGCATCGTGACGGTCCTCTACGGCGACCAGGTGCCCGGGCTCGAGGTCCTGGGCCCCGACGGCGGGTGGCACGGCGTGGTGCCGGTGGACGGCGCCTACCTGGTGAACCTGGGCGACCTGCTGGCCGAGTGGACCAACGACCGCTGGCGCTCGACCCTGCACCGGGTCGTGCCGCCGCCCGCGCAGACCGACGGGCCCGCCCTCCGGCGCTCCGCGGCGTTCTTCCTCGACGGCGACCACGACGCGCTGGTCGAGTGCCTGCCGACCTGCTGCGACGACGAGCACCCGCCCAAGTACCCGCCGGTCCTCGCCGGCGAGCACCTCATGGCCAAGCTGGTCGGCCCTCGGACGCTGCAGGCGTCGGAGTTCGAGGTCGACACGGTCGGCGACCGCACCTACTGACCCGGACGCGGCCCGGGTTCGCCGGCCCCCACCCCATCGAACTTGTACGTGGCGGTCGCCCCACCGGTCGGTGACGTGCATGTTCGCCGGGCGCCGTCGATCTTGTACGTGGCGGTCGCCCCACCGGTCGGTCGCGTACAAGTTCGGTGGGTTGCGTCGGGTCGGGTTCGGTCGGGTCGGGGCGGGGTGGAGCGGGGCGGGCGGGTCAGCCGAGCAGCGTCGACTGCCAGCGGGTGGCCACCGCCCGGTGCGCCGCGAGCTGCTCGTCCAGGCCGGGGTGGGTGAGCCGGCCGTCGCGGACGACGACGCGGCCGGCCACGACCGTGTGGCGCGCCGCGTTCGGTCCGCACCGCAGCAGCGCCTCGACCGGGTCGGCCAGCGCCCCGGCGTGCGCGGGGCCGTCGAGCCCCCACACGACGAGGTCGCCGGCGGCGCCCACCGACAGCTGGCCGATCTCGCCGCGCCGGCCGAGGCAGTCCGCGCCGCCGCGGGTCGCCAGCTCGAGCGCCCGACGGGCGTCGAACGCGTCGGCCCCGCCGCGCAGCTTGGCGAGCAGCATCGCGTTGCGGGCCTCGGTCCACAGCGACGCCGAGTCGGCCGACGCCGAGCCGTCGCATCCGAGCCCGACCGGGACGCCGGCCGCGAGGAAGCCGGTGACCGGGGCGATCCCGACGCCGAGGACCATGTTCGAGCTCGGGCAGTGCGCCACGCCGGTGCCCCAGGCGCCCAGGCGCTCGACCTCGGCCTCGTTCGGCTGGACGCAGTGGGCGACCCACGTCCGGTCCGAGCCCCAGCCCACCTGCTCCAGGTACTCGATCGGCCGGCAGCCGAACCGCTCGAGGCAGAAGTCGTCCTCGTCGAGGTCCTCGGCGATGTGGGTGTGCAGGCGCACGTCGAGCCGCTCGGCCAGCTCGGCCGTGTCGACCATCAGCTGCTGGGTCACCGAGAACGGCGAGCACGGCGCCAGCGCCACCCGGACCATGGCCAGGGGGTCGACGTCGTGGAACCGCCCGACCAGCCGCTCGGAGTCGGCGAGGATCTCGTCGGGCTCCTGCACCACGCTGTCGGGCGGCAGGCCGCCGTCCTTGCGCGACAGGCTCATCGACCCGCGCGTGGCGTGGAACCGGACGCCGAGGTCGACCGCGGCGGCCACCTCGGCGGCGATCAGGTCGCCGCCGCCGTCGGGGTGGACGTAGAGGTGGTCGCTCGTGGTGGTGCAGCCCCCGAGCGCCAGCTCGGCCATCCCGACCCACGCCGAGACGTGCGCGGCCTCCTCGTCGAGCAGCGCCCAGATCGGGTACAGGGTGGTGAGCCAGTCGAACAGCTTCTGGCCGGTCGCCGGCGGCAGCGCCCTCGTCAGGTTCTGGTACAGGTGGTGGTGGGTGTTGACCAGCCCCGGCGTGACCAGGCAGTCGGTGGCGTCGAGCAGGTCGACCGCCTCGGGCTCGCTCCCCGGCGGTCCCACCCCGGACACGGCGCCGTCGGTGATTGCGACCCAGCCGCCGGCGAGCTCCCGTCGGTCGTCGTCGACGGTCGCCACCAGCCGGGCGCCCCGGACCAGCAGGTCGGCGGGTCGGGCCGCGTGGGGCGGGGTGCCGGCATCGGACATCGTCCGCAGCGTGCTGCCCGGCCGACGGCGCGTCAACAGTTCGTTGAACAGTTCACGGACGTGCAACACGTCGGACCCGGGGTCGTGACCTGGGCGCGGTCAGCTGTCCGGGATGGAGATCACCGTGTCGGACGAGCGCGCCCCCGACGAGAAGGCGCGGTTCTCCGAGCTGTTCGGCCGTCGCTACGCCGTGCTGACGGTCGGCACGATCGTCCTGCTCGGCTGCAACGCGTTCGAGATCGTCGGCGCCGCGACGGCCATGCCGGCGGTTCTCGACGACGTGGGCGGCGTCGGGCTGTTCGGTGCCGCGATCGCGGCGCCGCTCGTGGCCAGCGTCTTCGCCGCACCGTTCGGCGGCCGCCTGGCCGACCGGTTCGGGACGCTGCGCCCCCTGGTGCTGGCGCTGTCGGTCTTCTCGCTCGGCCTGCTCGCCACCTCGTTCGCCACGTCGATGGCGCAGGTCGCCGCCGGCCGGTTCGTCGTGGGGCTGGGCGCCGGCG includes:
- a CDS encoding SufB/SufD family protein, with translation MPDPLPEIPLDAPVAAEAPPFVVADLPGPDWLRARRADGLDRAGHLPLPSDEAEEWRYSRIAELDLERFAPAPADPVEPGTIDVPAAVGEVLAELGPLSGVVVLVDGRVVHAEAEGEPWDAGVRFGSSHDDAVEAEAVLGDAADHPVDLFAAWNDALSVEPVVLDVPAGVVVERPFAVVSYVATEGIAAFPRLSVRLGADAEASLVEVHLSAEVTSLVAPVTELSVAPAARLRHAVLQDLDERVWQLGSLLATVDRDATLEVGVAALGGDYARLRLDCRLQGRGATGNLSSVYLGEDHQMLDLRTFQSHEAPDTTSNLLFKGGVADTSHSVYTGLIRIAPGARGSNAFQTNRNLKLSDGAWAESVPNLEIENNDVHCSHASTVGPVDPDQRFYLESRGVPTSVADRLVVGGFFDEVLDDFAVPALVSTISERMDRTLDRALGRTAAT
- a CDS encoding diguanylate cyclase domain-containing protein, producing the protein MSDRGAGTPSNEARGAVGTDVADGSTVDAVRRILDAASVPTATLDGEGQIVSLNPAFARLCGRAPSEIAGLHLLALCPGRDQAEVLSKLVRIVGAVSDIEQEELRVTGADGRVRTLSLTLGGLTGADGRVDRVVAIAADLTEERRAQRRRRRESVERAQETLADGETGLPNQRALPVLIGSAVRRAGSHDAPFAVLRCEVTNLDDVEHRHGAATTRQAMSAVAERLTQRLRSADTVTRSSAAAFTVIAEDLGDPQDAAGVAYRLLAGVVEDVLVDGTAVSIDMVIGIAVGDGTSSPERLVSDAGRATTEALADGVGGFRMIDTRTASAA
- the sufC gene encoding Fe-S cluster assembly ATPase SufC, whose amino-acid sequence is MSELVIDDLHAEVSGREILKGVTLTVRSGEVHVVMGPNGSGKSTLSHVLMGKPGYTVTGGSVTLDGVDLLALPTWERAKAGLYLAMQYPTEVPGVRVAEVLQEAYAAAGRDPALVPARLEREADLLEFDRRFLDRALNVDLSGGEKKRNDTLQLGVLEPRIAVLDEVDSGLDIDALRAVSRRIEAATAGGLDGGEALGVLAITHYTRLLQELHPDVVHIFARGRILESGGPELADRLEESGYAAWVDDLEDEAPAEDAAPTRPEVEDPFFDL
- a CDS encoding LLM class flavin-dependent oxidoreductase is translated as MELSCAFPPRPDLVELVVVAEELGYERAWVYDSPGLYGDVWMALARCADATSRIGLGPGVLVPSLRHPMVNAAATAELARLAPGRVAVALGTGFTGRFVMGQKPMTWAATEEYLRQFVGLLRGETVEIDGAACRMIHPDGFVADRPVDVDVIVGANGPKGLAVAADIGADGVMSIFGGQEGWERCALLAYGTVLEEGESVGSERVLDAAGPGGAVVFHGMYEAGPELLDGFEGGAEWRTAIEAFPESERHLHTHEGHFVSMTDRDRASVTPDLIAATTWTGTPDDLRARLADTEAAGVSEFVYAPMGSDPIRELRAVRSLFEI
- a CDS encoding acetamidase/formamidase family protein; translation: MTPSTTAATRELTSTPATVQPGVFDGSAASVATVRSGEAFAVRTLTRTPLGLDTYERLGPDMVAIEAAGGAWLGPHPVLGPITVEGHPLGCTLQVDLLEIAPDAPTGWNGVREGYGVPGLEGAYDIELIDVDADEGVLSLRSGIVLPLRPFFGVLAVRPDPALGTLGTIPPGPFGGNIDCRELVAGSRLFLPTFTEGAGFLIGDGHGTQGDGEITETALEMSMRGVVRLTSRPELDTDRPLAATVDATVFFGFGDTFDAAARDVIAHAASRVAEWSHLTEHDAYRLFSLACDVRVTQLVNGVVGAHLIVPRHVTEQLAGWPGWLHL
- a CDS encoding non-heme iron oxygenase ferredoxin subunit translates to MSATPSDVVSVDVAALDDLPDLEGTAFDVGGRRVSVVRIGDDVYAIGDTCSHADVSLSGGIVDEDACTIECPKHGSEFDLRTGAALTLPAVRPVPGYTARVVDGRVLVDVAVPSPGSDHGEALT
- a CDS encoding GNAT family N-acetyltransferase; the protein is MVDPHDDELAALGHLNRLEFERTLARWSGAAGAVEERSGVLTWASASDFPVLLNGAAALDPTLPGDAVVREATARFEALGRGFCTPLRDLHPDDEPIRAAAVDAGMVALSGAPEMAVVERVEERAAGDGVELRWLDGGSAAAPGSAAEAADFVAVSDAAYQSLGMPAGTLHTAVAAPHLIDTPGTTVVVATVDGTPAGAAMALLSHGIAGVYFVGTLEAARGRGIGDLVTRAVTNRAFDEGARAVTLQASQMGEAIYARMGYRELFRYTTYVRFPPA
- a CDS encoding 4a-hydroxytetrahydrobiopterin dehydratase encodes the protein MARPQPLADDELAGALADLPGWALLDGRLHRELRFADFSRAFGYMAAVATVAQAMDHHPDWSNVYSTVVIDLVTHDVGGVTALDVELARRMSELARDCGAD